The Nitrospira sp. KM1 genome includes a window with the following:
- the trmL gene encoding tRNA (uridine(34)/cytosine(34)/5-carboxymethylaminomethyluridine(34)-2'-O)-methyltransferase TrmL, with translation MFDVVLYEPEIPPNTGNIIRLCANTGITLHLVKPLGFAMDDRQLRRAGLDYHEYAAVTLHENWRECLRQFDGRRLFAVSTKGSRRYDQADFLEGDVFVFGPETRGLPADILKTFPDDRRLRLPMVQGSRSLNLSNAAAVVVYEAWRRIEFSGGS, from the coding sequence ATGTTTGACGTCGTCCTATACGAGCCGGAAATTCCGCCCAATACCGGCAACATCATTCGCCTGTGCGCGAATACCGGCATCACGCTTCACCTGGTCAAACCGCTGGGATTTGCCATGGATGACCGCCAGCTACGCCGGGCCGGCCTTGATTACCATGAATACGCGGCGGTCACGCTCCACGAGAACTGGCGGGAATGCTTGAGACAATTCGATGGACGCAGACTCTTTGCGGTATCGACGAAGGGAAGTCGCCGCTATGACCAGGCTGATTTTCTCGAGGGAGATGTCTTCGTATTCGGCCCGGAGACGCGAGGCCTGCCCGCGGACATATTGAAGACCTTTCCGGATGACCGGCGCCTCAGGCTGCCGATGGTACAGGGAAGTCGAAGCCTCAATTTATCGAATGCCGCGGCGGTTGTGGTGTACGAAGCCTGGAGGCGCATCGAGTTTTCTGGTGGAAGCTGA
- a CDS encoding DUF2127 domain-containing protein — MNSSRSHNAGLAIIAIFRLIKGVALLILAFGLLRMVHADIAAQFASLMEVLHLNGDSRILHALVLRVDALQPHTVLMAGVVSFIYATVLLIEGTGLWLEAWWAAYMTVVSTGLLIPFELYEIMERATTFRIVLLLVNIAVVVYLVHHVRRTVSMTEARANAPAG, encoded by the coding sequence ATGAACTCCTCCCGTTCGCATAACGCCGGTTTGGCGATCATCGCCATATTTCGATTGATAAAAGGGGTTGCTCTGTTGATCCTTGCATTTGGTCTGCTTCGGATGGTGCATGCAGATATCGCGGCGCAATTTGCCAGCCTCATGGAGGTTCTGCACCTCAACGGAGACTCGCGAATCCTTCACGCGCTGGTGCTGCGGGTCGACGCGTTGCAGCCTCATACGGTGCTGATGGCGGGAGTCGTGAGTTTCATTTATGCGACGGTGCTGTTGATCGAGGGCACGGGGCTCTGGCTGGAAGCGTGGTGGGCTGCCTACATGACGGTCGTGTCAACCGGCTTGCTGATTCCGTTTGAACTCTATGAGATCATGGAACGGGCGACCACGTTTCGCATTGTTCTGCTGCTCGTCAATATCGCCGTCGTCGTCTATCTGGTTCACCACGTGAGGCGCACGGTCAGCATGACCGAGGCCCGTGCGAATGCACCTGCCGGCTGA
- a CDS encoding methyltransferase: MAARHTTPAAILQLGTAFWGSKTLLSAIELGVFTELAKGPLDLAALAARVNLHERGARDFLDALVALGMLKRTGGRYANTPETGLFLDRHKPSYVGGILEMANARLYRFWGSLTEGLRTGKPQNEAKSGEDFFGALYADPRRLEGFLKAMTGLSIGSAKVIAKKFTWKRYKTFTDVGCAQGGVAVEIASAHKHLTGFGMDLPVVQPVFERYIEANRLGARVRFHAGNFFKDPLPKTDVLIMGHILHDWNLEEKMMLLHKAHEALPTGGALIIHEALIDDARKTNAFGLLMSLNMLIETPGGFDFTGADCRAWMKTAGFRSSKVERLTGPDSMVIGIK; the protein is encoded by the coding sequence ATGGCGGCACGGCACACAACTCCAGCGGCAATCCTTCAGCTCGGCACGGCGTTCTGGGGATCGAAGACGCTCCTGAGCGCGATCGAACTCGGCGTATTTACGGAACTCGCCAAGGGACCACTCGACCTTGCGGCATTGGCGGCACGCGTGAATCTTCATGAGCGAGGCGCGCGGGATTTTCTCGATGCTCTCGTTGCCTTGGGCATGCTCAAGCGAACCGGGGGGCGCTATGCCAACACTCCGGAGACGGGTCTATTTTTGGACCGCCACAAACCATCGTATGTGGGCGGCATACTCGAGATGGCGAACGCCAGACTGTACCGATTCTGGGGTTCGCTTACCGAGGGACTTCGAACAGGCAAGCCGCAGAATGAAGCCAAATCCGGTGAAGACTTCTTCGGGGCGTTGTATGCAGACCCGCGGCGGCTAGAAGGATTTCTCAAGGCCATGACGGGACTCAGCATCGGATCAGCCAAAGTTATCGCCAAGAAATTTACCTGGAAGCGCTACAAGACATTCACTGATGTGGGATGCGCACAGGGAGGCGTGGCGGTCGAAATTGCTTCGGCTCACAAACATCTGACCGGTTTCGGCATGGACTTGCCGGTCGTGCAGCCTGTCTTCGAGCGCTATATAGAAGCCAATCGGTTAGGGGCTCGGGTTCGCTTCCATGCCGGAAATTTCTTTAAGGATCCGCTTCCAAAGACCGATGTGCTGATCATGGGGCACATTCTGCATGATTGGAATCTCGAAGAGAAAATGATGCTGTTGCATAAAGCCCATGAGGCGCTGCCAACGGGCGGAGCCCTGATCATTCATGAGGCGTTGATCGACGATGCCAGGAAAACGAATGCCTTCGGCCTGTTGATGAGCCTCAACATGCTGATCGAAACCCCCGGGGGATTTGATTTCACGGGCGCAGATTGCCGGGCCTGGATGAAGACAGCGGGTTTCCGCAGCTCGAAGGTGGAACGGCTCACGGGTCCTGACTCTATGGTCATCGGGATCAAATGA
- a CDS encoding DoxX family protein: MPSFLQGYGPQTYALLRIVTGFLFLWHGTQKLFSIPIPPPPIPSFVIGVAGPIELVGGTLVMIGLYTRWAAFLCSGLMAFAYWMVHGLQAPLPIQNMGELAALYCFVFLYISSQGSGIWSVDAGRKS; encoded by the coding sequence ATGCCATCGTTTCTGCAAGGCTATGGTCCTCAAACCTACGCGCTTCTGCGCATCGTAACCGGCTTCCTGTTTCTGTGGCACGGCACACAGAAACTTTTCAGCATCCCGATTCCTCCGCCGCCCATTCCTTCTTTCGTGATCGGCGTGGCGGGTCCGATCGAACTGGTTGGAGGCACTCTCGTCATGATCGGACTCTATACCCGCTGGGCCGCATTTCTCTGCAGCGGGCTCATGGCTTTTGCCTATTGGATGGTCCATGGGCTCCAGGCTCCTCTCCCGATCCAGAATATGGGTGAGTTGGCCGCGCTCTACTGCTTTGTGTTTTTGTATATTTCGTCACAAGGGTCTGGCATCTGGAGCGTCGACGCAGGAAGGAAATCTTGA
- a CDS encoding tetratricopeptide repeat protein — protein MIAIISLSFLGRILAGVLTLFIMLDETGANALAADSFLDTECLHKAPAGIALTSHVAKAKSGDAQSMFCAGAIKLYVSREYKEAIPWLERAANAGHMRAPLVLGILYEQGSGVKEDVTTAAKWYQKGIDNGNAAAARRLATLYHLGTGVPHDEAKSNELLKKAIAMGDKAAPAYVEKREKDRNDTRPGMTIKAEAYRLYKQKQFDKAAKLYRQCADMGNDDCQLGIGQLYEFGDGVPKNEKQAAFWYMKSADQGHPVALKTLGLLYELGKGVPENWAEAARLYAKGAEKYDYAAFALGRMYEFGMGVPQNRALAIQWFKKAAKLGHPKGAYWARWLSDWTNCIGFRDVQEQNAIRGLRCPADPVGITFHNSVERMSYIRDAAKEFDKIDAEAAMRQAERGRATNKYECDSAGGNWTSGNYCM, from the coding sequence ATGATTGCGATCATCTCTCTCAGCTTCCTTGGGAGAATCCTTGCCGGTGTCTTGACGCTGTTCATCATGCTCGACGAGACGGGAGCGAACGCACTTGCCGCCGATAGTTTCCTCGACACCGAATGTCTTCACAAAGCTCCTGCCGGCATCGCCCTGACGAGTCATGTTGCCAAGGCCAAGTCGGGCGACGCCCAATCCATGTTTTGCGCCGGCGCAATCAAGCTCTATGTGTCCAGAGAATACAAGGAAGCGATTCCATGGCTGGAACGAGCCGCCAACGCCGGCCATATGCGGGCTCCGCTGGTATTGGGAATACTGTATGAGCAGGGCAGTGGGGTAAAGGAGGATGTGACGACCGCGGCAAAGTGGTATCAGAAGGGGATCGATAACGGCAACGCGGCCGCCGCGCGCCGGCTGGCCACTCTCTATCACCTTGGCACGGGTGTGCCGCACGATGAAGCCAAATCCAATGAACTCTTGAAGAAGGCGATTGCGATGGGAGATAAGGCGGCTCCTGCCTATGTCGAGAAGCGAGAAAAGGATCGAAATGACACAAGGCCGGGAATGACCATTAAAGCGGAAGCGTATCGTCTCTATAAGCAGAAGCAATTCGACAAGGCGGCGAAGCTCTATCGGCAATGTGCGGACATGGGAAATGATGACTGCCAGCTTGGTATCGGGCAACTCTATGAATTCGGTGACGGCGTGCCGAAGAACGAGAAACAAGCGGCGTTCTGGTATATGAAATCCGCAGATCAGGGCCACCCGGTGGCCCTGAAAACGCTCGGTCTGCTCTATGAGTTGGGAAAAGGCGTTCCTGAAAACTGGGCCGAGGCGGCCCGTCTGTATGCCAAGGGAGCGGAGAAATACGACTATGCGGCATTCGCATTGGGGCGCATGTATGAGTTCGGGATGGGAGTGCCCCAAAATCGTGCGCTCGCCATCCAGTGGTTCAAGAAAGCTGCGAAACTTGGGCATCCCAAAGGGGCCTATTGGGCGCGTTGGCTGAGTGATTGGACGAACTGTATCGGTTTTCGAGACGTACAGGAACAAAACGCAATACGAGGACTTCGCTGCCCGGCCGATCCGGTCGGAATCACTTTTCATAACAGTGTCGAACGCATGTCCTACATTCGAGACGCGGCTAAAGAGTTCGACAAAATCGATGCAGAGGCTGCCATGCGTCAGGCAGAACGAGGCAGGGCCACGAACAAGTACGAATGCGACAGTGCCGGTGGAAATTGGACCAGTGGAAACTACTGCATGTAG
- a CDS encoding CotH kinase family protein: MMLSALTRSRRFVRLHMPFVAFALVLAAGCSSGSGDQPAGSNPPSQSPTQTTTPTAAASALPVLAITTNSGAEITSKEDYEASRYTLTSETGQQLLNSTLGIRGRGNSTWEMAKKPYRLQLTTSTSLLGMPANRNWALLANYADITLTRNELAFELSRQVGMEYTPRSVQVELQLNGTYRGIYQLTEHIRIDPNRVNIPELDEGDTGPDVITGGYLIEIDVTKGEDYCYESPRTQIVFCLSDPDSLLEPGRESQRAYIEGYIKQTEDAIYSDQFADPTAGYAAYLDVDSAINFYLVSEVTKNLDSALYKSVYLFKKRNGKLTFGPVWDFDMSSGNATFSDAGLPEGWWTRNGAWFVRMFQDPAFDARVKARWRQLKAAGVLDGIFTFIDNRTTYLSSVQSKNFDRWPIDAYTDVWWRNPVAISPYEDEVAAMKAWLRSRVNWMDTQLGS; encoded by the coding sequence ATGATGTTATCTGCACTCACTCGATCACGAAGATTTGTCCGTTTGCACATGCCGTTCGTCGCATTCGCTCTCGTTCTCGCCGCGGGCTGCAGTAGCGGGAGTGGCGACCAGCCGGCCGGCAGTAATCCGCCAAGCCAGTCTCCGACGCAAACCACGACACCGACTGCGGCCGCATCCGCACTTCCCGTTCTTGCCATTACGACAAATAGCGGAGCCGAAATTACGTCCAAAGAGGATTATGAAGCATCGCGATATACCCTGACGAGCGAAACCGGCCAGCAATTGCTCAACAGCACGCTTGGGATCAGAGGAAGAGGAAACTCGACCTGGGAGATGGCCAAAAAGCCCTACCGGCTTCAGCTCACGACCAGCACGTCGCTTCTCGGCATGCCCGCAAACCGGAATTGGGCACTCCTCGCCAATTATGCCGATATCACGTTGACGCGCAACGAGCTGGCGTTCGAGCTGAGCAGGCAAGTCGGCATGGAATATACGCCCCGAAGCGTACAGGTGGAATTGCAACTCAACGGGACCTACCGGGGCATCTATCAACTGACCGAACATATCCGGATCGATCCCAATCGCGTCAATATTCCTGAGCTCGATGAGGGGGATACCGGGCCGGATGTCATCACGGGCGGATATTTGATCGAAATCGATGTGACCAAGGGAGAAGATTACTGCTATGAGTCACCGCGCACACAAATCGTGTTTTGCCTGAGTGATCCTGATTCGCTGCTGGAGCCGGGAAGAGAGAGTCAGCGAGCCTACATCGAGGGCTATATCAAGCAGACGGAGGACGCGATTTACTCAGACCAGTTCGCCGATCCGACGGCAGGGTATGCAGCCTACCTCGACGTCGATTCCGCAATTAATTTTTATCTCGTGAGCGAAGTGACCAAGAATCTCGATTCGGCGCTCTACAAGAGCGTCTATCTGTTCAAAAAACGCAACGGGAAGCTGACGTTCGGGCCTGTGTGGGACTTCGACATGTCCAGCGGGAACGCTACGTTCAGCGATGCCGGGTTGCCGGAAGGCTGGTGGACACGAAATGGAGCCTGGTTCGTCAGAATGTTCCAAGACCCGGCTTTCGACGCACGGGTGAAGGCCAGATGGCGGCAGTTGAAGGCCGCCGGAGTTCTCGACGGCATCTTCACTTTTATCGATAACCGGACCACGTACTTGAGCAGTGTGCAGTCAAAAAATTTCGACCGTTGGCCCATCGATGCCTACACCGATGTCTGGTGGCGCAACCCGGTCGCCATCAGTCCGTACGAAGATGAAGTGGCCGCGATGAAGGCATGGCTGCGAAGCCGAGTCAACTGGATGGACACTCAACTGGGCTCGTAA
- a CDS encoding carbon-nitrogen hydrolase family protein, with product MTASTLRIAFLHLAPVPGDLAGNRRTIETALHRAASHGAAWILTPELPVTGYTFAGTLGTAWIEPQPDAWLTHLYGLARTLDVTLFLSHPDRDRKTGFLYNSLFVITPNQLIAGSHRKINALRTGSESWSQRGESAIPINVPPVGLVGLLICADAYSATIATSLKTQGARLLVSSAAWAPGYHGPDGEWERCTTETELPLLVCNRTGRDLTLDFTQAQSIVAGEGRRMLSMESEEEAIFLIEWDLATNTLASRQADKINIS from the coding sequence ATGACCGCTTCCACTCTGCGCATTGCGTTTCTTCATTTGGCGCCGGTTCCCGGAGATCTCGCCGGCAATCGACGCACAATCGAAACAGCGCTTCACCGGGCGGCTTCTCACGGTGCAGCCTGGATACTGACGCCGGAACTTCCTGTGACCGGCTACACGTTTGCCGGCACGTTGGGTACGGCTTGGATCGAGCCTCAACCCGATGCCTGGCTTACACACCTTTACGGATTGGCCCGCACGCTGGATGTCACACTGTTTTTGTCGCACCCGGACCGAGACCGGAAGACGGGCTTTTTGTACAACTCGCTTTTTGTCATCACGCCGAACCAATTGATCGCAGGCTCACACAGAAAAATCAATGCGCTGCGGACCGGCTCGGAATCTTGGTCACAGCGAGGCGAGTCCGCCATACCCATCAATGTCCCGCCCGTCGGGCTGGTCGGCTTGTTGATTTGCGCCGACGCCTACTCAGCGACGATCGCAACCAGTCTCAAGACACAGGGAGCCCGCCTCCTCGTCTCTTCGGCCGCCTGGGCACCCGGATATCATGGCCCGGACGGAGAATGGGAGCGCTGTACAACAGAGACGGAGCTGCCGCTGCTCGTGTGCAATCGAACGGGCCGTGATCTGACCTTGGATTTCACACAGGCCCAAAGCATCGTCGCAGGAGAAGGCCGGCGCATGCTCTCGATGGAGTCGGAGGAAGAAGCGATTTTCTTGATCGAATGGGATCTTGCGACCAACACACTCGCTTCTCGACAGGCGGACAAGATTAATATCTCCTAG
- a CDS encoding tetratricopeptide repeat protein, with protein MSGRQRFQRMLILSMAAYFASVVPDTISAADSAGLSEEQVAERATDSWESGATDHAIEIIEGWTEHHKPTRKLNKLRGDILATSRHPGEAIQAYDAALADDASALDIRWAKWGVMTRTGQGDDAIEELQHIANLDSQNPLVHLRLAQELRNKDRLEESLDSYKKAVELAPDLLNWRLAMARARFDVLDYQGAADEVQYVLHRIAPGSALEIPAQNLLADIYGDSKDRGRRFVHIFKSDETEEQLKEWALIRAEGWRLFVDGRYDEAEPIYKKVLALNPKDPTAHYQFGLILMKLGRCEEALKTFRLLSDMEVGDEEYTDSVFRRGQCLVQLERWSDAYVHFQILYDAAMEFEERNKGMELPPGTRVLDKQKLAKWLDRVRPHVPPEEIAPPQPAQPPKVLSEDEMHAKIAAVRLTHKPLDTRASLMGRDADFSWFRFVIPSAKVLRDDFPTGAHEFIPVKPGDTFPTTQHEIFLVFGLVSASYDAIPLTAQCFVEQSETTGQGHAVAQDEVMMAMNDQSGYFTLSPPASGWSPGLYRCGLFAGDRTSAYTHVDEVRFRLIPVLSSS; from the coding sequence ATGAGCGGCCGGCAACGCTTCCAACGTATGCTTATCCTCTCGATGGCAGCTTACTTTGCTTCTGTCGTTCCGGACACCATATCCGCCGCGGACTCGGCAGGCCTGTCGGAAGAGCAGGTCGCCGAACGTGCTACAGATTCCTGGGAAAGCGGGGCGACCGATCACGCCATCGAAATCATCGAAGGTTGGACCGAACACCATAAGCCGACGCGTAAGCTCAACAAGCTGCGCGGCGATATTCTGGCGACATCGCGGCATCCCGGGGAAGCCATTCAAGCCTACGATGCCGCCCTCGCCGACGATGCATCCGCTCTGGACATCCGCTGGGCAAAATGGGGCGTGATGACCCGAACGGGCCAGGGCGACGATGCGATCGAAGAGCTGCAGCACATCGCGAATCTCGATTCGCAGAATCCATTGGTTCATTTACGTCTGGCCCAGGAGCTTCGAAACAAGGATCGATTGGAAGAATCGCTCGATTCGTACAAGAAGGCGGTGGAACTGGCTCCGGACTTATTGAATTGGCGGCTGGCCATGGCACGTGCGCGGTTCGATGTCTTGGATTATCAGGGAGCTGCCGATGAAGTCCAGTATGTGCTTCACAGAATCGCCCCGGGGTCCGCTCTGGAAATCCCGGCCCAAAACCTTTTGGCGGATATCTATGGAGACTCCAAAGACCGGGGCCGGCGATTCGTTCATATATTCAAGTCCGACGAAACCGAGGAACAGCTCAAAGAATGGGCGCTCATCCGGGCCGAGGGATGGAGACTCTTCGTCGACGGCCGCTATGATGAGGCCGAGCCCATCTACAAAAAAGTCTTGGCGCTCAATCCAAAAGATCCGACTGCTCATTATCAGTTCGGGTTGATCCTCATGAAACTCGGCCGATGCGAGGAAGCTCTGAAGACCTTTCGTCTCCTGTCAGATATGGAAGTGGGTGACGAGGAATATACCGACTCCGTGTTTCGGCGGGGACAATGTCTGGTTCAATTGGAGCGATGGTCTGACGCCTATGTCCATTTCCAAATTCTGTATGATGCGGCGATGGAATTTGAAGAGCGGAACAAAGGCATGGAATTGCCTCCGGGGACCCGTGTCTTGGACAAACAGAAACTGGCCAAATGGCTCGATAGGGTGCGTCCGCACGTCCCTCCGGAAGAAATCGCTCCACCTCAACCGGCTCAGCCACCCAAAGTCTTGTCAGAGGATGAGATGCACGCGAAAATCGCCGCCGTGCGACTGACACACAAGCCGCTGGATACCCGCGCCTCGCTTATGGGACGAGACGCCGATTTCAGCTGGTTCCGATTCGTGATTCCCTCCGCAAAGGTATTACGAGATGATTTTCCAACCGGAGCGCATGAATTCATTCCGGTCAAGCCGGGTGATACCTTTCCGACCACCCAGCATGAGATCTTTCTCGTATTCGGGCTGGTGTCAGCCTCCTACGATGCCATCCCATTGACCGCACAATGTTTCGTTGAACAGTCGGAAACCACCGGACAGGGTCACGCGGTCGCCCAGGATGAAGTCATGATGGCGATGAACGATCAATCAGGATATTTCACATTATCACCTCCTGCTTCAGGATGGTCGCCCGGTCTGTACCGATGCGGTCTGTTCGCAGGAGACCGTACCTCTGCGTATACTCATGTCGACGAAGTCCGCTTCCGTCTGATACCGGTGCTGTCTTCGTCCTAG
- a CDS encoding cupin domain-containing protein, translating to MCSRCGIGCAHVHPGSVIAYVLEGSVVSQSENEKPVTYTAGQSWYESPKRPHVVSRNGSKTEPAKLLVFLLSKEGEKD from the coding sequence ATATGCTCCCGGTGCGGCATCGGATGTGCCCACGTCCATCCCGGCTCCGTCATTGCCTATGTCCTGGAAGGGTCGGTCGTCTCGCAGTCGGAGAACGAGAAACCTGTGACGTACACGGCGGGGCAGAGCTGGTACGAATCCCCGAAGAGGCCTCATGTGGTGTCGAGAAACGGAAGTAAGACAGAGCCGGCAAAGTTGTTGGTGTTCCTGCTTTCAAAGGAAGGTGAAAAAGATTAA